One genomic segment of Gossypium arboreum isolate Shixiya-1 chromosome 3, ASM2569848v2, whole genome shotgun sequence includes these proteins:
- the LOC128290615 gene encoding glutathione transferase GST 23-like: VLKALTTNPTIKLYSPLSESTRKSTNLPTIAVVKLFGTWLSPYVYRVIWALKLKGIPYEYIEEDLSNKSPLLLQYNPVHKKIPVLLHDGKPICESTVILRYIDEIWPQNPLLPADPYDRAVALFWIKFADDKSPLLSKLYRTEGEEQQAIVKEWLEMLEAMEEHALIGGKKFFGGDEINMVDIAFCMVAHWLGLIEDFAGLKIFEPHKFPRVSSWIQNFKSVPVIKDNLSDTDKMLALLNRRREMLLTSKSN; encoded by the exons GTACTCAAAGCTTTGACTACTAATCCTACTATAAAGTTATACTCTCCGCTCTCAGAATCTACCAGAAAATCGACTAATCTCCCAACCATAGCGGTCGTGAAACTGTTCGGAACTTGGCTTAGTCCGTACGTTTACAGAGTAATTTGGGCTCTGAAACTCAAAGGCATACCTTACGAATACATCGAAGAAGATCTCTCCAACAAGAGTCCTTTGCTTCTTCAATATAATCCAGTTCATAAGAAGATCCCAGTACTCCTTCACGACGGCAAACCGATCTGTGAATCCACCGTCATCCTTCGATATATCGATGAGATTTGGCCGCAAAATCCCTTGCTGCCTGCTGATCCCTATGACAGAGCCGTTGCTCTGTTTTGGATCAAATTTGCCGATGACAAG AGTCCTTTACTCTCAAAGCTTTATCGAACCGAAGGTGAAGAACAACAAGCGATAGTGAAGGAGTGGTTGGAAATGCTGGAAGCAATGGAAGAACATGCGCTGATCGGAGGGAAAAAATTCTTTGGCGGAGACGAGATAAACATGGTGGACATTGCATTTTGCATGGTTGCTCACTGGCTCGGGCTTATCGAAGACTTTGCAGGGCTTAAAATCTTTGAGCCACACAAGTTCCCTCGAGTGAGCTCGTGGATCCAAAATTTCAAATCAGTCCCTGTAATCAAAGACAACTTGTCTGATACTGATAAGATGTTAGCTTTGTTGAACCGTCGTAGGGAGATGTTGTTGACATCAAAATCAAATTAG
- the LOC108475314 gene encoding probable glutathione S-transferase — MLRRVKRILESEGQWWIRYVPREANSVADCLAKMSLEWKISLQIYENPPDAVLAMLQRDQSSQAFLQGNLIYSAVKLSYFPNNNPMWQSEWNPIIAKLYRTEGEEQQAVVKEWLEMLEAMEEHALIGGKKFFGGDEINMVDIAFCMVAHWLGVFEDAAGLKVFEPHKFPQVSSWIQNFKSVPIIKDNLPDTDKIVAYLKSRKEMLLTSKSN, encoded by the exons ATGCTTAGGAGAGTTAAACGAATTTTAGAATCTGAAGGGCAGTGGTGGATAAGGTATGTTCCTAGAGAAGCTAATTCAGTGGCCGATTGCTTGGCAAAGATGAGTCTAGAATGGAAGATAAGTTTACAGATTTACGAGAACCCTCCTGATGCAGTCTTAGCGATGTTGCAACGTGATCAAAGTAGCCAAGCTTTTCTTCAAGgaaatttgat TTACTCTGCCGTTAAGCTCAGTTACTTCCCTAACAACAATCCTATGTGGCAATCCGAATGG AATCCTATAATCGCAAAGCTTTATCGAACCGAAGGTGAAGAACAACAGGCAGTAGTGAAGGAGTGGTTGGAAATGCTGGAAGCCATGGAAGAACATGCACTGATCGGAGGAAAAAAATTCTTCGGCGGAGACGAGATAAACATGGTGGACATTGCATTTTGCATGGTTGCTCACTGGCTCGGGGTTTTCGAAGACGCAGCAGGGCTTAAAGTCTTTGAGCCACACAAATTCCCTCAAGTGAGCTCGTGGATTCAAAATTTCAAATCAGTCCCTATAATCAAAGACAACTTGCCTGATACTGATAAGATAGTTGCTTACTTGAAGAGTCGTAAAGAGATGTTATTGACATCAAAATCGAATTAG